The proteins below are encoded in one region of Oharaeibacter diazotrophicus:
- a CDS encoding ABC transporter permease — MTREGRRLRAIAGLTGGTYLVLAATVLLPLSAMLYFSFLNVAPINGRTATFTLKHYVDFFTKPVYRINAWRSFELGLYVTGFCFAIGYPAALLLARHIRNRWREAILLLIVLPFWSNGLVRTFSWTMVLNPGGLPDRFLHWLWPAVPTIDLIYTYPAIVIGLVHAYLPYMILTSYVSLQAIDDTLGEAALSLGASKLAVFLRITLPLSLPGIVAGVVLIFVPVIGSFMEPRILGGQQAIMLGTLIETQFTASFNWPLGAALGFVMLAIVLVVMAACAPFLKRQMSF; from the coding sequence ATGACGCGCGAGGGACGGCGCCTCAGGGCGATCGCGGGGCTGACCGGGGGCACCTATCTGGTGCTGGCGGCGACGGTGCTGTTGCCGCTGTCTGCGATGCTCTACTTCAGCTTCCTCAACGTCGCCCCGATCAACGGGCGGACGGCGACCTTCACGCTGAAGCACTACGTCGACTTCTTCACCAAGCCGGTCTACCGCATCAACGCGTGGCGCTCGTTCGAACTCGGGCTCTACGTCACCGGCTTCTGCTTCGCGATCGGCTACCCGGCCGCGCTGCTGCTCGCCCGCCACATTCGCAACCGCTGGCGCGAGGCGATCCTGCTCCTGATCGTGCTGCCGTTCTGGAGCAACGGGCTGGTGCGCACCTTCTCGTGGACGATGGTGCTGAACCCCGGCGGCCTGCCCGACCGCTTCCTGCACTGGCTGTGGCCGGCGGTGCCGACGATCGACCTGATCTACACCTATCCGGCGATCGTGATCGGCCTCGTCCACGCCTACCTGCCCTACATGATCCTGACCTCCTACGTCTCGCTGCAGGCGATCGACGACACCCTCGGCGAGGCCGCGCTCAGCCTCGGCGCGTCGAAGCTCGCGGTGTTCCTCAGGATCACCCTGCCGCTCAGCCTGCCCGGCATCGTCGCCGGCGTGGTGCTGATCTTCGTGCCGGTGATCGGCTCCTTCATGGAGCCGCGCATCCTCGGCGGTCAGCAGGCGATCATGCTCGGCACGCTGATCGAGACCCAGTTCACCGCTTCGTTCAACTGGCCGCTCGGTGCGGCGCTCGGCTTCGTGATGCTGGCGATCGTGCTGGTGGTCATGGCGGCCTGCGCGCCGTTCCTGAAGCGCCAGATGTCGTTCTGA
- a CDS encoding ABC transporter permease, whose protein sequence is MPSPRGLFASGYLALVLAFLYVPIAVMMVMAFNRSELYELPFEFDTRWFVALAGNEALLVAARNSVLLALANMAIATTLGTMTALAFARYSFFGKTVLQALLLPVLTIPWLITGTAMLIFFFWTGVGRGLHAILAGHVALSLPYVVIIVGSRLKSFGVELEEAAATLGATGWQTFRRVTVPLMAPGIVAAALFAFAISFDQFVISYFLAPVGTSTLPVEIYTAIRKGFTPEINAISTIIILASMALMVLFARFSKFGGER, encoded by the coding sequence ATGCCCTCGCCCCGCGGCCTCTTCGCCTCCGGCTATCTCGCGCTGGTGCTCGCCTTCCTCTACGTGCCGATCGCCGTGATGATGGTGATGGCCTTCAACCGGTCCGAGCTCTACGAGCTGCCGTTCGAGTTCGACACCCGCTGGTTCGTCGCCCTCGCCGGCAACGAGGCGCTGCTGGTCGCCGCCCGCAACAGCGTGCTGCTCGCCCTCGCCAACATGGCGATCGCGACCACGCTCGGCACCATGACGGCGCTCGCCTTCGCCCGATACAGCTTCTTCGGCAAGACCGTGCTGCAGGCCCTGCTGCTGCCGGTGCTGACGATCCCCTGGCTGATCACCGGCACGGCCATGCTGATCTTCTTCTTCTGGACCGGCGTCGGCCGCGGCCTGCACGCCATCCTCGCCGGTCACGTCGCGCTGTCGCTGCCCTACGTGGTGATCATCGTTGGCAGTCGGCTGAAGAGCTTCGGCGTCGAGCTCGAGGAGGCCGCGGCGACGCTGGGCGCGACCGGTTGGCAGACCTTCCGGCGCGTGACCGTGCCGCTGATGGCGCCCGGCATCGTTGCGGCGGCGCTGTTCGCCTTCGCCATCTCCTTCGACCAGTTCGTGATCTCCTATTTCCTCGCCCCGGTCGGCACCTCGACCCTGCCGGTCGAGATCTACACGGCGATCCGCAAGGGCTTCACGCCGGAGATCAACGCGATCTCCACCATCATCATCCTCGCCTCGATGGCGCTGATGGTCCTGTTCGCACGCTTCAGCAAGTTCGGTGGGGAGCGCTAG
- a CDS encoding ABC transporter ATP-binding protein, with product MSVVAIDRVAKRYGRVTALSDVSMTIADGEFFGLLGPSGGGKTTLLRSIAGFVDPDEGAIAIDGKPIQDVPINRRDIGMMFQNYALFPHLTVADNVGFGLSVRHRPRAEIAARVAELLRLVRLESHGERKPRQLSGGQQQRIALARALATNPKVLLLDEPLGALDKKLREEMQIELKQIQRDVGITTVFVTHDQEEALTLSDRIAIMSEGRVEQIGPPRALYERPRTRFVANFLGNANFFEGRVVGRDGALTRILLDDGSAILTTDAAAEGTRVTAAVRPEKFAVGPDAAADADGLPRNRLAGRVTAEVFTGNAVTYRLDVAGRTVGVFVQNRAGAGPAEGDTLQLSWSPAHTVLVEG from the coding sequence ATGAGCGTCGTCGCAATCGACCGGGTCGCCAAGCGCTACGGCCGCGTCACCGCCTTGTCCGACGTCTCGATGACGATCGCCGACGGCGAGTTCTTCGGCCTGCTCGGGCCGTCGGGCGGCGGCAAGACCACGCTGCTGCGCTCGATCGCCGGCTTCGTCGATCCCGACGAGGGCGCCATCGCCATCGACGGCAAGCCGATCCAGGACGTGCCGATCAACCGGCGCGACATCGGCATGATGTTCCAGAACTACGCCCTGTTCCCCCATCTCACCGTCGCCGACAACGTCGGCTTCGGTCTGTCGGTGCGCCACCGCCCGCGCGCCGAGATCGCCGCCCGCGTCGCCGAACTGCTCCGCCTCGTCCGCCTCGAGAGCCACGGCGAACGCAAGCCGCGCCAGCTCTCCGGCGGCCAGCAGCAGCGCATCGCGCTCGCCCGCGCACTCGCCACCAACCCGAAGGTGCTGCTGCTCGACGAACCGCTCGGCGCGCTCGACAAGAAGCTGCGCGAGGAGATGCAGATCGAGCTGAAGCAGATCCAGCGCGACGTCGGCATCACCACTGTCTTCGTCACCCACGACCAGGAGGAGGCGCTGACGCTGTCCGACCGCATCGCCATCATGAGCGAGGGCCGGGTCGAGCAGATCGGCCCGCCGCGCGCGCTCTACGAGCGCCCGCGCACGCGCTTCGTGGCGAACTTCCTCGGCAACGCCAACTTCTTCGAGGGCCGCGTCGTCGGCCGCGACGGTGCCCTGACCCGGATCCTGCTCGACGACGGCAGCGCCATCCTGACCACCGATGCCGCCGCCGAGGGCACCCGTGTCACCGCCGCCGTGCGTCCGGAGAAGTTCGCCGTCGGCCCGGACGCCGCCGCGGACGCGGACGGGCTGCCGCGGAACCGCCTCGCCGGCCGCGTCACGGCGGAGGTCTTCACCGGCAACGCCGTCACCTATCGCCTCGACGTCGCCGGCCGCACCGTCGGCGTGTTCGTCCAGAACCGCGCCGGTGCCGGCCCCGCCGAGGGCGACACGCTCCAGCTTTCCTGGAGCCCGGCCCACACGGTGCTGGTGGAGGGATAG